A portion of the Streptomyces platensis genome contains these proteins:
- a CDS encoding ATP-dependent DNA helicase, whose protein sequence is MSARLTDPDQLKELLGIPFTPEQTECITAPPAPQVIVAGAGSGKTTVMAARVVWLVGTGQVAPEQVLGLTFTNKAAGELAERVRAALLAAGVTDPDALPPAGGAPDQPPGEPRISTYHAFAGQLLKDHGLRIGLEPGARLLADATRFQLAARTLRAAPGPYPALTTSLPSLVEDLLALDAELAEHLVDPAALRAYDSDLLATLDGVKLTNADLRKAPETARGRRELLDLVTAYRSEKRRRDLLDFGDQIAHSATLATTRPEVGRILRDEFRVVLLDEYQDTSVAQRLLLSGLFGAGTGHAVTAVGDPCQAIYGWRGASVANLDDFPDHFPFEDGAPARRYALSENRRSGGRLLDLANGLAAPLRRMHEGVEALRPAPGAERDGLVRCALLPTHAEELSWLADSLAHLVHTGTPPGEIAVLCRTAGDFARIQGELVARDVPVEVVGLSGLLHLPEIADLVAVCEVLQDPTANAALVRLLIGPRWRIGPRDLALLGRRARTLVHHGGPSDDPAQRLAEAVEGVDPAETISLADALDTFLEADGPDDGLPFSAEARVRFAYLATELRDLRRSLGDPLMDVLHRVLAATGLEVELSASPHALAARRRETLGTFLDIAAGFAAKQGGESLDGDATLLAFLGFLRTAVQYEKGLDSSLPGGDNTVKVLTAHKSKGLEWDVVAVPGLVGKQFPSEQARESWTSRPKVLPHALRGDAATLPDVEEWTARGLKSFKEAMKHHQETEELRLGYVTFTRPRSLLLGSGHWWGPQQKRPRGPSVFLEALREHCEAGHGEIEHWAEAPEDGDENPALSEAATEQAWPLPLDPAATARRRRAAATVRAHLERRTAGPGSAASVPAAPARFAHDPDWPPAPPEDTWDGDPYEVPEADPFDLPEAGPFDEAAPYGFDEAAPYEAAEADPFDGDDLEAGPFEDTGSLGDATAHAGPTYATPEAEAEAQAESETAPAPTADPAAPRPHIVAQRSTEPDLTGLPDPAHPAHEADTTPHPLLPEERRTIGSWDRDLDALAAELRRARATVRDVPLPSALSATQLLRLAADPDGFARELARPMPRPPQPGARRGTRFHAWVESRFEELTLPLLGPDELPGAEPGEETEIVDEHDLEALKEAFARTPYAHRTPYRVEAPFQLTLAGRMIRGRIDAVYKEPGPDGDRFEIVDWKTGRAHTADPLQLAIYRLAWAERHGLAPSAVDAAFLYVRTGEVVRPTRLPGRAGLERILLGETADLPPPEGR, encoded by the coding sequence GTGTCAGCTCGCCTCACCGACCCCGATCAGCTCAAGGAGCTGCTCGGCATCCCGTTCACCCCGGAGCAGACGGAGTGCATCACCGCCCCGCCCGCCCCGCAGGTCATCGTGGCCGGAGCCGGTTCCGGCAAGACCACGGTCATGGCCGCCCGGGTGGTGTGGCTGGTCGGCACCGGCCAGGTCGCCCCCGAACAGGTCCTCGGGCTGACCTTCACGAACAAGGCCGCCGGCGAACTCGCCGAACGCGTCCGTGCCGCGCTGCTCGCCGCCGGCGTCACCGACCCCGACGCCCTCCCGCCCGCCGGCGGCGCCCCCGACCAGCCCCCCGGCGAGCCGCGGATCTCCACCTACCACGCCTTCGCCGGCCAGCTCCTCAAGGACCACGGCCTGCGCATCGGCCTGGAGCCCGGCGCCCGGCTGCTCGCCGACGCCACCCGCTTCCAGCTCGCCGCCCGCACCCTGCGCGCCGCCCCCGGCCCCTACCCGGCGCTCACCACCTCCCTGCCCTCCCTCGTGGAGGACCTCCTCGCCCTGGACGCCGAGCTCGCCGAGCACCTGGTGGACCCCGCCGCACTCCGCGCCTACGACAGCGACCTCCTCGCCACCCTCGACGGCGTCAAGCTCACCAACGCCGACCTGCGCAAAGCCCCCGAAACCGCCCGCGGCCGCCGGGAACTCCTCGACCTCGTCACGGCCTACCGCAGCGAAAAGCGCCGCCGCGACCTCCTCGACTTCGGCGACCAGATCGCCCACTCCGCGACCCTCGCCACCACCCGCCCGGAAGTCGGCCGTATCCTGCGCGACGAATTCCGCGTCGTCCTGCTCGACGAGTACCAGGACACCTCCGTCGCCCAACGCCTGCTGCTCTCCGGCCTCTTCGGCGCCGGCACCGGCCACGCCGTCACCGCCGTCGGCGACCCCTGCCAGGCCATCTACGGCTGGCGCGGTGCCTCCGTGGCCAACTTGGACGACTTCCCCGACCACTTCCCCTTCGAGGACGGCGCCCCCGCCCGCCGGTATGCCCTCAGCGAGAACCGCCGCAGCGGCGGCCGCCTCCTCGACCTCGCCAACGGCCTCGCCGCCCCCCTCCGCCGGATGCACGAAGGCGTCGAAGCGCTGCGCCCCGCCCCCGGCGCCGAGCGCGACGGCCTCGTCCGCTGCGCCCTGCTGCCCACTCACGCCGAAGAGCTCAGCTGGCTCGCCGACTCCCTCGCCCACCTCGTCCACACGGGCACCCCGCCCGGGGAGATCGCCGTGCTCTGCCGCACCGCCGGCGACTTCGCCCGCATCCAGGGCGAACTGGTCGCCCGGGACGTCCCCGTGGAGGTCGTCGGCCTCTCCGGGCTGCTGCATCTGCCCGAGATCGCCGACCTCGTCGCCGTCTGCGAAGTGCTCCAGGACCCCACGGCCAACGCCGCCCTGGTCCGCCTGCTGATCGGCCCGCGCTGGCGGATCGGCCCCCGCGACCTGGCGCTCCTGGGCCGCCGCGCCCGCACCCTCGTCCACCACGGCGGCCCCTCCGATGACCCCGCACAGCGGCTCGCGGAGGCCGTCGAAGGCGTCGACCCCGCCGAAACCATCTCGCTCGCCGACGCCCTCGACACCTTCCTGGAAGCCGACGGACCCGACGACGGCCTCCCGTTCTCCGCCGAGGCCCGGGTGCGCTTCGCCTACCTCGCCACCGAACTCCGCGACCTGCGCCGCTCCCTGGGCGACCCCCTCATGGACGTGCTCCACCGGGTGCTCGCCGCCACCGGCCTGGAAGTCGAACTGTCCGCCTCCCCGCACGCCCTCGCCGCCCGCCGCCGCGAAACCCTCGGCACCTTCCTCGACATCGCGGCCGGATTCGCCGCCAAACAGGGCGGTGAATCCCTCGACGGCGATGCCACCCTCCTCGCCTTCCTCGGCTTCCTGCGCACCGCCGTCCAGTACGAGAAGGGCCTCGACAGCTCCCTCCCCGGAGGCGACAACACCGTCAAGGTGCTCACCGCCCACAAGTCCAAGGGCCTGGAATGGGACGTCGTCGCCGTCCCCGGCCTGGTCGGCAAGCAATTCCCCAGCGAACAGGCCCGCGAGTCCTGGACCAGCCGCCCCAAGGTCCTCCCGCACGCCCTGCGCGGCGACGCGGCGACCCTCCCCGACGTCGAGGAATGGACCGCCCGCGGCCTGAAATCCTTCAAGGAGGCGATGAAGCACCACCAGGAAACCGAGGAACTCCGCCTCGGCTACGTCACCTTCACCCGCCCCCGCTCCCTGCTCCTCGGCTCCGGCCACTGGTGGGGCCCCCAGCAGAAGCGGCCGCGCGGCCCGTCCGTCTTCCTGGAGGCCCTGCGCGAGCACTGCGAAGCCGGCCATGGCGAGATCGAGCACTGGGCCGAGGCCCCCGAGGACGGCGACGAGAACCCGGCCCTCTCCGAGGCCGCCACGGAACAGGCCTGGCCCCTGCCCCTCGACCCCGCCGCCACCGCCCGCCGTCGCCGCGCCGCGGCCACGGTCCGCGCCCATCTGGAGCGCAGGACGGCGGGCCCGGGGTCGGCCGCCTCCGTACCCGCCGCACCCGCACGGTTCGCCCACGACCCCGACTGGCCGCCGGCCCCGCCGGAGGACACCTGGGACGGCGACCCGTACGAGGTCCCCGAGGCGGACCCGTTCGACCTTCCGGAGGCCGGGCCGTTCGACGAGGCCGCGCCGTATGGCTTCGACGAGGCCGCGCCGTATGAGGCGGCCGAGGCCGATCCCTTCGACGGGGATGACCTTGAAGCCGGACCGTTCGAGGACACCGGCTCGTTGGGGGACGCCACGGCGCACGCGGGCCCGACGTATGCCACCCCCGAGGCGGAGGCCGAGGCCCAGGCCGAGAGCGAGACCGCCCCCGCCCCCACGGCGGACCCGGCCGCCCCCCGCCCCCACATCGTCGCCCAGCGCTCCACCGAACCCGACCTCACCGGCCTGCCCGACCCGGCCCACCCGGCCCACGAGGCCGACACCACACCCCACCCCCTCCTCCCCGAAGAGCGCCGCACCATCGGCTCCTGGGACCGCGATCTGGACGCCCTCGCCGCCGAGCTGCGCCGCGCCCGCGCGACCGTCCGCGACGTCCCGCTGCCGTCCGCGCTCAGCGCCACCCAGCTCCTGCGCCTCGCCGCCGACCCGGACGGCTTCGCCCGCGAACTGGCCCGCCCCATGCCGCGCCCGCCCCAGCCCGGCGCCCGCCGCGGCACCCGCTTCCACGCCTGGGTGGAATCCCGCTTCGAAGAACTCACGCTGCCGCTGCTCGGCCCCGACGAACTGCCGGGCGCCGAACCGGGCGAGGAGACCGAGATCGTCGACGAGCACGACCTCGAAGCCCTCAAGGAAGCCTTCGCCCGTACCCCGTACGCCCACCGCACCCCCTACCGGGTCGAGGCCCCCTTCCAGCTGACCCTCGCGGGCCGGATGATCCGCGGCCGGATCGACGCCGTCTACAAGGAGCCCGGACCCGACGGCGACCGCTTCGAGATCGTCGACTGGAAAACCGGCCGCGCCCACACCGCCGACCCCCTCCAGCTGGCGATCTACCGCCTCGCCTGGGCCGAGCGCCACGGCCTGGCGCCGTCCGCCGTCGACGCCGCCTTCCTCTATGTCCGCACCGGCGAGGTCGTCAGACCCACCCGGCTCCCCGGCCGGGCCGGACTCGAACGCATCCTCCTCGGCGAGACCGCCGACCTGCCTCCCCCGGAAGGCCGATAG
- a CDS encoding dipeptidase: MSTTPDSAVRAYLTLHREAFLEDLAEWLRIPSVSADPERAGDVRRSAEWLAAKLTDTGFPTTEIWETGGLPAVFAEWPSGDPSAPTVLVYGHHDVQPAAREDGWHTDPFAPQTIDGKLYARGAADDKGQVFFHTLGVRAHLAATGRTAPAVNLKLLIEGEEESGSPNFPALIEKHADRLACDAVIVSDTGMWSKDTPTVCTGMRGLTDCQIDLYGPDQDIHSGSFGGAVPNPATEAARLAAALHDADRRVAVPGFYDGMIELTDQERELFAELPFDEAEWLRTAHSHATLGEAGSTTLERIWARPTAEVNGIGGGYQGPGGKTIVPASAQLKLSFRLVAGQNAAAVQQSVRDWVAARLPAGIRHEISFWGATRPCLTPLDHPALQSVVRAMGRAFGQKIRFTREGGSGPAADLQDVLGVPVLFLGISIPSDGWHAPNEKVELDLLMKGVETAAHLWGDLAETWPTA; encoded by the coding sequence ATGAGCACAACCCCGGACAGCGCCGTCCGCGCGTACCTCACCCTCCACCGCGAGGCCTTCCTCGAAGACCTCGCCGAATGGCTGCGCATCCCCTCCGTGTCCGCCGACCCGGAGCGCGCCGGCGATGTCCGCCGCAGTGCCGAATGGCTCGCCGCGAAGCTCACCGACACCGGCTTCCCGACCACCGAGATCTGGGAGACCGGCGGCCTGCCCGCGGTCTTCGCCGAATGGCCCTCCGGTGACCCGTCCGCGCCGACCGTGCTCGTCTACGGCCACCACGACGTCCAGCCCGCCGCCCGCGAGGACGGCTGGCACACCGACCCCTTCGCGCCGCAGACCATCGACGGCAAGCTCTACGCCCGGGGCGCCGCCGACGACAAGGGCCAGGTGTTCTTCCACACCCTGGGCGTCCGCGCGCACCTCGCCGCGACCGGCCGCACCGCCCCCGCCGTCAACCTCAAGCTGCTGATCGAGGGCGAGGAGGAGTCCGGCTCACCGAACTTCCCGGCCCTGATCGAAAAGCACGCCGACCGCCTCGCCTGCGACGCGGTGATCGTCTCCGACACCGGCATGTGGTCCAAGGACACCCCCACGGTGTGCACCGGCATGCGCGGCCTGACGGACTGTCAGATCGACCTCTACGGCCCCGACCAGGACATCCACTCCGGATCGTTCGGCGGCGCCGTCCCCAACCCCGCCACCGAGGCCGCCCGGCTGGCCGCCGCCCTGCACGACGCCGACCGCCGGGTCGCCGTCCCCGGCTTCTACGACGGCATGATCGAACTCACCGACCAGGAACGGGAACTCTTCGCCGAGCTCCCCTTCGACGAGGCGGAATGGCTGCGCACCGCGCACTCCCACGCCACCCTCGGCGAGGCCGGCAGCACGACCCTGGAACGCATCTGGGCCCGCCCCACCGCCGAGGTCAACGGCATCGGCGGCGGCTACCAAGGCCCCGGCGGCAAGACCATCGTGCCCGCCAGCGCCCAGCTCAAGCTGTCCTTCCGGCTGGTCGCGGGCCAGAACGCCGCCGCCGTGCAGCAGTCCGTACGCGACTGGGTCGCCGCACGCCTCCCGGCCGGCATCCGCCACGAGATCTCCTTCTGGGGCGCCACCCGCCCCTGCCTCACCCCGCTCGACCACCCCGCGCTCCAGTCCGTCGTCCGCGCCATGGGCCGGGCCTTCGGCCAGAAGATCCGCTTCACCCGCGAGGGCGGCTCCGGACCGGCCGCCGACCTCCAGGACGTCCTCGGCGTCCCGGTGCTCTTCCTCGGCATCTCCATCCCGTCCGACGGCTGGCACGCACCGAACGAAAAGGTCGAGCTCGACCTGCTGATGAAGGGCGTCGAGACCGCCGCCCACCTCTGGGGCGACCTGGCGGAGACCTGGCCAACGGCCTGA
- the nudC gene encoding NAD(+) diphosphatase, which produces MTTWTDHSADRPITFSAPSGIDRSAHHRLDEAWLAAAWSHPTTRVFVVSGGQALIDDTPDGRTELIMTPSFEAPLTEAHRYYLGTDDDGVSYFALQKDSLPGRMDQSARPAGLREAGLLLSPRDAGLLVHAVALENWQRLHRFCSRCGERTVIAAAGHIRRCPACGAEHYPRTDPAVIMLVTDEEDRALLGRQVHWPEGRFSTLAGFVEPGESIEQSVAREVFEEAGVVVGEVEYIASQPWPFPSSLMLGFMARATSAEIQVDGEEIEEARWFSREDLRTAFESGEVLPPYGISIAARLIELWYGKPLPKP; this is translated from the coding sequence GTGACCACCTGGACCGACCACAGCGCCGACCGTCCGATCACCTTCAGCGCACCGAGCGGAATCGACCGCTCCGCCCATCACCGCCTCGACGAGGCCTGGCTGGCGGCGGCCTGGAGCCACCCGACGACGCGCGTCTTCGTGGTGTCCGGCGGCCAGGCGCTGATCGACGACACCCCCGACGGCCGTACCGAGCTGATCATGACGCCGTCCTTCGAGGCGCCGCTGACCGAGGCCCACCGCTACTACCTCGGCACCGACGACGACGGCGTCAGCTACTTCGCCCTCCAGAAGGACTCACTGCCCGGCCGCATGGACCAGTCCGCGCGCCCGGCGGGCCTGCGCGAGGCCGGCCTGCTGCTGTCGCCCCGCGACGCCGGCCTCCTCGTGCACGCCGTCGCCCTCGAAAACTGGCAGCGGCTGCACCGCTTCTGCTCCCGCTGCGGCGAACGCACCGTCATCGCCGCCGCCGGCCACATCCGCCGCTGCCCGGCCTGCGGCGCCGAGCACTACCCGCGCACCGACCCGGCCGTGATCATGCTCGTCACCGACGAGGAGGACCGCGCACTCCTGGGCCGCCAGGTCCACTGGCCCGAGGGCCGCTTCTCCACCCTTGCGGGCTTCGTCGAGCCGGGCGAGTCCATCGAGCAGTCGGTGGCCCGCGAGGTCTTCGAGGAGGCCGGCGTCGTCGTCGGCGAGGTCGAATACATCGCCAGCCAGCCCTGGCCCTTCCCCTCCAGCCTGATGCTGGGCTTCATGGCCCGCGCCACCTCCGCCGAGATCCAGGTCGACGGCGAGGAAATCGAAGAGGCCCGCTGGTTCTCCCGCGAGGACCTCCGCACCGCCTTCGAATCCGGCGAGGTCCTCCCGCCCTACGGC